The sequence below is a genomic window from Lolium perenne isolate Kyuss_39 chromosome 4, Kyuss_2.0, whole genome shotgun sequence.
CCGCTAAGAAAACACAACGTAAATGACTACAAGTTTCCTTTTAAGTAGCAATCATTGTAAATCTGAACCTTATTTTGGAATTCACATTGAGAAGTTAATCTATCAGAAATGCATCGAACATTATATTATCAAACAAAGCCACATAAGAAACCATAGATTCCTCAACTGATCAGGCATAGTTGATTACTTCATAAAACATATCATTAGAGTATACAATGCTGAAGCAACATCGCACTGACATCATACTTAGATAGTAACCCAATGAACAAATAATATTATAGATGTCTAATAATTTCTCAGCTCAATGGCTGCAAATAAAACAATAGATAACTATAATTGCTAAGCTGGGATATGAAATAAATAATTAAGTTGAATAAGATGAAGCCTAATTTGTCGCATAAGTACAAAATAGTAATATAGATGGGGGTAAGCATCAACATAGAGTCACAATGGCATAACTTTTTAAATCAAACATCGAGAAAATTAAATGGCCCAAAATCAAAATGATTTTCTGAAACCAACAGAAAAATACATGCATCCCTACTTCCATGGATATGACTGTAACATACCTCTATTTATAATCAATCAACTAACAGCGAATTCTCTTCCGTTCTCTATGGCATCTCTAGTTTTCCTTAATGTCTAACCGCTAGCTTCAAGACTTTGGAGAATCATGGAAGGAAGACAAACAAATCACATGAACTGCCAGATTGTACCAAAAGAGAAAAGGCAGAGAAATGTGGTGTTATATCACACAGTAAGTGCTTAAAAATCTTGCCACTGAATTGGCCTCAATGGTTGTTTAGTATAGGGCATGCAAAATACTTTAGATATTTTTCTTGTGATGTTAAAGCAGAAGAAGTGGCTCCTACTATGATGTTCCTATAAAAAATCCTCTACATAAAAAAAACAACTAATTCATTTGGCAAGCATGGGATGAAAAGgacaaaaatatgaaaattaagcttcAGATGTATTCTGCAAGAAAGAAATTCACATAGAAAATGAAATTTACATCACAGTGAACTGGTTTGCCAGTGTTCGAACTATTGATGTAGCATCCCCCCATGTTGCTGCTAATGACGGTGCAGACCAATACAGGTGGATTTCCTCTGCTACCTAGAACACATAATACCGTGTAGAGAAGTCTCATGGATAGGCATGTACATTACAGTATTCTTCTTTATTTATCACTACCGATCAAAATAAATTACTATTGTTCATCATGTGTTCAGCCGGCTGGAAATCAAACATGAACTTTAAGGAATTTAAAAATTATAGGGTTGCTTGCCTCCGGAGTTGGATATGGCTCATCCGGGACGAACTCAACAGTGTTAGTGAGGTAAAACGCCACACCAGCAGTCCGCCGTCTGTCCATCTGCCTTAAAGTACCACCGGTGCACTTCCTCCACTGCATCGGGTCATCAATCATCATATAGATAGCATCATGGTCAGAATTTGGAACCCAAGGAGATTAAAAGGTTGGATAGGAAAGGGATCAGGTTGACAGACTTTTTGTTGGACTGTAAACATACCTAGATTTGAGATCAGTTTGCAATTATATCTCCCATGCTTGGAAGGCACATCTGCAAGTTCAGCCAACTGGATTCATTGATCTGCTGGATTGGTACTCACAATGCCACATCTGCCTTGGTCCCTTTGATCACCTTGTCCGACAATTGCATTCCCTGTCAAACGTGCAAGACCAACCAATGTCAATAGATGAATGAGATGTAAAACGCCAGGCAGACCAAACTTGCTCTAGTGCTGGTCGTTGCCATGTCCTATACAAAGAAACAGGTCTCACCACAAGGACCCGTTGAGAGGGAGCACCGGCCCTGTCGGCTCCTCTGATATACCCGGTTAAGGCTGAAAAAACATCAATGGAACGTTTGGTGAAAGCTAGATATGCGAATATGAATGAAAACAAATATAAATCAGTTGTCATACAGATCTAGGGGCAGGGATTTGAACTGATAAAATGTGACAAAAAAGCAGCAAGAATGGACAGAAAATTGACATATATTTAGAGTTTGCATGGCACCAACATACAACAGGAGTAATGgcttcttctattttattttccatGTTCATTATGCCATGCATTTACAGGTAGATACCTCTCTGAAAAATAAAACTTGAGAATGGAAAATCTGCTACAAAATTGAACATAGCATCGGGTTGATTCTACAACATGGCTCGCAACTACTAATTCTAGAGATCAAGAAAAAGGCAATATCAAAAGCAAAAAACAACATAGCAAAGCAAATCTAGCCTTAGTTTCATATACCATATAAGAATGAACTCACAAGATTCAAACAAAATTAGTAGAAATCTATGGTGGAAAGGAAGACGTTGAGATCCTCCATCGCACCGTCTGACGTGTCATGGCAGCAACCCCAGGGCCCCAAAATTGCTGTCAATTGCAGGGGCGTGGAATGTTATGGCGATGCTCACCAGGCGTCACCTCCTCGCTGCTCCCTGCTCGTTTTCCCGCCTCCATGCCGACGACAACACCGCCGCCCCAACTCCCTCCCGATGTCACGGGGCGACCAGATCAGCGCCAGCTGCCCCGACGACTGAACCAAACGGGCGATTCGAGATAGACCTCGTCCACCCAGCGATGCGAACGGGACGACGCGGGCTTCTAGGAGGTAGGCGTCGGCGTCGATGTACCGGAGCAGCAGCCAGGGGAGGTCGAGGAGGAGATGCAGGCGAAGTAGAGAAACACATCCTCCGCGAGGAGGAGCAGCCGGAGGTGCGGCAGCGTCAGTGAAGTGCCGGCGACCAAGCCTGGAGGGGCTAGGGTTTCGCGGGCGCGCGCCCAAGGGCGCGACCAACCACCGTGGTGGCATGGAAacgaaagaggaggaggaggcggggcACAGCACGGGGCGCTGGACATGTCCAGGGAGAGGGGCGGGGCGGTGCTGGCGGCGATGGAGAGATGGGAGAGAAGAAACGTGGGAGGTGGGGGGCAAATCGGTTGGTTAACTCTACACTCAATGCATCGTTAAGCGGCATACTTTGGTTTGTTCCTATACAAATACTACAGCTACGCGTGCAAATAAGGCAAAAGAAATTGCATAGTGCTTCCAGGTCTTCTAAATACGCTAGACAGCACCCAAACAATACACAGGAAAAATGGAGTGGGGTAAAAATACACGTGTCAGCAGGATGTGGACTCAAAAAAAACTGCAAAATTAGgagaaaaaagatgtttgttaaggattaatatagtagttatgcttcacatgttgctaaacctcctactatcaatgataaaataattggtgttggcaatgtttctactcctagtgcaaagcgtgcaaaattgcctgaaactgctgaaactgtttgtgataaaactgctgaaatttttcgaaatattggggacaatgatcccattgctgtagatcataatggtttagattttgatgattgtcacatctatgaagttataaagttcttacaaaaacttgctaaaagtcccaatgctagtgctataaatttggcctttacaaaacatattacaaatgctctcataaaagctagagaagataaactaaaacttgaaacttctattcctaggaagttagaagatggttgggagcccatcattaagatgagtgtcaatgattttgattgtaatgctttatgtgatcttggtgcaagtatttctgttatgcctaagaaaatctatgatatgcttgacttgcctccattgaaaaattgttatttggatgttaatcttgctgatcatgctataaagaaacctttggggaggattgataatgttcgtattatggttaacaataaccttgtccccgttgattttgttgtcttggatactgaatgcaatgcatctcgtcccattatattgggaagaccttttcttcgaactgttggtgctaccattgatatgaaggaaggtaatattaaatatcaatttcctctcaagaaaggtatggaacacttccctagaaagagaatgaagttaccttatgattctattattagaacaaattatgatgtcgatgcttcatctcttgatgttacttgattcacactttctgcgcctagctgaaaggcgttaaagaaaagcgcttatgggagacaacccattattttacttctgcacttttgttttatatttgagtcttggaagttgttactactgtagcaacctctccttatctttattttattgcattgttgtgccaagtaaagtctttgatactaatgttgatactagatttggattactgtacagaaacagatttcttactgtcacgaatttgagtagaattctctctaggtaactcagaaaaatctgccaatttacgtgcgtgatcctcagatatgtacgcaactttcattcaatttgagcattttcatctgagcaagttaagtgccccagaaaaaatcgtctttacgaactgttctgttttgacagattctgccttttatttcgcattgcctgttttgctatgtttgatggatttctttgttccattaactttcagtagctttgtgcaatgtccagaagtgttaagaatgattatatcacctctgaatatatgaattttcaattatgcactaaccctctaatgagtttgtttcgagtttggtgtggaggaagttttcaagggtcaagagaggaggatgatacaatatgatcaagaagagtgaaaagtctaagcttggggatgcccaaggcattcccttctttatcgacaacttatcaggtcacctctagtgaaactatatttttattcagtcacatcttatgtgctttacttggagcgtctgtttgtttttatttttgttttttttgaataaaatcggatcctagcattctttgtgtgggagagagacacgctccgctgttgcatatgaacacatgtgttcttagctttattcttaatgttcattgcgaaggttgaactacttcgttcattgttatatggttggaaacggaaaatgcttcatgtggtaattggtataatgtcttgaataatttgatacttggcaattgttgtgctcatatagatcatgtttaagctcttgcatcatgtactttgcacctattaatgaagaactacatagagcttgttaaaatttggtttgcatgattggtctctagagtctagatattttctggttaaggtgtttgaacaacaaggagacgatgtaaagtcttataatgcttacaatatgttcatatgtgattcttgctgcaccgttttacacttgagtttgcttcaaacaaccttgctagcctagccttgtattgagaggaattcttctcgtgcatccaaatccttgagccaaaaactatgccatttgtgtccaccatacctacctactacatggtatttctctgccattccaaagtaaattacttgagtgctacctttaaaattctattctttgcctttacaatacatagctcatgggaaaatagccttaaaaactattgtggtgaagaatatgtacttatgcatcttatttcttaataagttgcttgttgagcggtaaccatgtttctggggacgccatcaacttttacacctttgttgaatatcatgtgagtttctatgcatgttcgtcttgtctgaagtaagggcgattttcatgatcaaatggtttgagtatgcatattgttagagaagaacattgggccgctaactaaagccatgaatcatggtgcaagtttcagtttggacacaaatccacaatctcttatgagaatattatctgttgttgaatgcttaagcattaaaagaggagtccattatctgttgtctatgttgtcccggtatggatgtctaagttgagaataatcaaaagcgagaaatccaatgcgagctttctccttagacctctgtacaggcggcatagaggtacccctttgtgacacttggttgaaacatatgttatgcaatgataatccatgttaatccaagctaatttggacaaggtgcgagcactattagtattctatgcatgaggcttgcaacttataggatatcttatacataacacagatgatttattactaccgttgacaaaattgtttctacattttcaaaatgaaaagctctagcagaaaaatagtaatccatgcttccctctgcgaagggccattcttctactttattattgagtcagtttacctattctttctatcttagaagcaaacacttgtgtaaactgtgtgcattgattcctacatgtttacctattgcacttgttatattactttgtgttgacaattatccatgagataaacatgttgaagttgaaagcaactgctgaaacttatatcttcctttgtgttgtttcaaagctttctactaagaatttattgctttatgagtaactcttatgcaagtcttattgatgcttgtcttgaaagtaatattcatgaaaagtctttgctatatgattcagttgtttactcattgttttcatcattgcttcgaatcgctgcattcatctcatgtgctttacaatagtattgatcaagattatgatagcatgtcacttcagaaattatccttgttatcgtttacctactcg
It includes:
- the LOC127293821 gene encoding uncharacterized protein, whose amino-acid sequence is MDRRRTAGVAFYLTNTVEFVPDEPYPTPEVAEEIHLYWSAPSLAATWGDATSIVRTLANQFTVMELMRCRFTFGLSRSCCWSVRPIFFIYDISRGADSDARVVFKLGFQELFNKQC